Proteins encoded together in one Streptomyces sp. B1I3 window:
- a CDS encoding RDD family protein, which produces MSAPTPAPGDESPREGYYPDPSIPGYVRYWNGASWVPGTSRPAPPDDGTSAAPQQGGTAAASTADAAPQQSARRPAPVDETGPMFLDEVEGPGGFGGGGEVAPTGNRPEPASAWQADTARQGGFGGEHDRRVSWGGPDPRTAGGAPSPAARPGATPPGAAPAPTGDAAAGRPPADPRGAGSADPTRGALPGMRDGGEAVPDGTVAGRADRTGGTGDRSRPPSDGTLTIRAVGADGVRTPRARETGPAPADGTMTMRAVPPAATPRAPVPAPAPSPGPPRAQTPAPAPHTPLTPGPGGGSASWAQQVHQLAQPEQSARPQPPQQQHPVPAPQQGARPEQQPVIPWKPPVDDPFQQLARSQASARPAGLGRRLAARFLDTVVLGALVGAVGFPLVTRATDHIDGKIEAAKQSGETVTVWLLDSTTAGLFGAVLGAFLVLGFMLEALPTAKWGRTLGKKLCGIEVRDIESHDAPSLGAALRRWLVYGVLGLLVIGVVNVLWCLVDRPWRQCWHDKAARTFVAG; this is translated from the coding sequence ATGAGCGCCCCAACCCCGGCACCCGGTGACGAAAGCCCCCGCGAGGGCTACTACCCCGATCCGTCCATTCCCGGATACGTCCGGTACTGGAACGGCGCTTCCTGGGTTCCCGGCACGAGCCGGCCCGCGCCGCCGGACGACGGGACGTCGGCGGCGCCGCAGCAGGGCGGGACGGCAGCCGCATCGACGGCGGACGCCGCCCCGCAGCAGTCGGCCCGGCGCCCCGCCCCGGTGGACGAGACCGGGCCGATGTTCCTCGACGAGGTCGAGGGGCCCGGAGGCTTCGGCGGTGGCGGTGAGGTGGCGCCGACAGGCAACCGCCCCGAACCGGCGTCCGCCTGGCAGGCCGACACCGCCCGGCAGGGGGGCTTCGGCGGCGAACACGACCGCCGTGTCTCCTGGGGCGGCCCGGACCCACGAACGGCCGGTGGTGCTCCTTCCCCTGCCGCCCGGCCGGGTGCCACGCCTCCGGGCGCCGCGCCCGCGCCCACGGGTGACGCCGCGGCCGGGCGTCCCCCCGCCGACCCCCGCGGGGCCGGCTCCGCCGACCCGACACGGGGCGCCCTGCCCGGCATGCGGGACGGCGGCGAAGCCGTGCCCGACGGCACCGTCGCCGGCCGCGCCGACCGGACGGGCGGCACCGGCGACCGGAGCCGCCCGCCGTCGGACGGCACGCTCACCATCCGTGCCGTGGGCGCGGACGGCGTACGCACCCCGCGAGCGCGCGAGACGGGGCCCGCACCCGCCGACGGCACGATGACGATGAGGGCGGTGCCGCCCGCCGCGACCCCGCGGGCGCCCGTCCCGGCGCCCGCGCCGTCCCCCGGACCGCCGCGGGCCCAGACCCCGGCGCCCGCGCCGCACACCCCCCTGACCCCCGGCCCCGGCGGCGGCTCCGCCTCCTGGGCGCAGCAGGTCCACCAGCTCGCCCAGCCCGAGCAGTCGGCCCGCCCCCAGCCGCCGCAGCAGCAGCACCCGGTGCCCGCGCCGCAGCAGGGAGCCCGGCCCGAGCAGCAGCCCGTCATCCCCTGGAAGCCTCCGGTCGACGACCCCTTCCAGCAACTGGCCCGCTCGCAGGCGTCCGCCAGGCCCGCCGGCCTCGGAAGGCGGCTGGCGGCCCGGTTCCTCGACACGGTGGTGCTCGGCGCGCTGGTCGGTGCCGTCGGCTTCCCGCTGGTCACCCGGGCGACGGACCACATCGACGGGAAGATCGAAGCGGCGAAGCAGTCCGGAGAAACCGTCACCGTCTGGTTGCTGGACTCCACAACGGCGGGGTTGTTCGGCGCCGTACTCGGCGCGTTCCTCGTGCTGGGCTTCATGCTGGAGGCCCTCCCCACGGCCAAGTGGGGCCGCACACTCGGCAAGAAGCTGTGCGGCATCGAGGTGCGGGACATCGAATCCCACGACGCGCCCTCCCTCGGGGCCGCGCTGCGCCGCTGGCTGGTGTACGGCGTGCTGGGCCTGCTCGTCATCGGTGTGGTCAACGTGCTCTGGTGCCTGGTGGACCGGCCGTGGCGCCAGTGCTGGCACGACAAGGCGGCCCGCACCTTCGTCGCCGGCTGA
- a CDS encoding Lrp/AsnC family transcriptional regulator — MTIDHLDGRLIVLLAREPRIGVLEASRRLGVARGTVQARLDRLQSNGVIRGFGPDVDPAALGYPVTAFATLEIKQGQGVDVRAHLRGVPEVLELHTTTGHGDMLCRLVARSNADLQRVIDRVVGFDGIMRASTAIVMENPVPLRVIPLVEQAARDTG; from the coding sequence ATGACGATCGATCATCTGGACGGCCGGCTCATCGTGCTGCTGGCCCGTGAGCCCCGTATCGGTGTACTGGAGGCTTCCCGGCGGCTCGGCGTGGCGCGCGGAACCGTACAGGCGCGGCTCGACCGGCTTCAGTCGAACGGCGTCATCCGCGGGTTCGGGCCGGACGTCGATCCGGCGGCACTCGGCTATCCCGTCACCGCGTTCGCGACGCTGGAGATCAAGCAGGGGCAGGGGGTGGACGTGCGGGCGCACCTGCGCGGGGTTCCTGAGGTGCTGGAGCTCCACACCACGACAGGGCACGGCGACATGCTCTGCCGACTCGTGGCGCGCTCCAACGCCGACCTGCAGCGGGTGATCGACCGCGTCGTCGGCTTCGACGGCATCATGCGGGCCTCCACGGCGATCGTGATGGAGAACCCCGTACCGCTGCGCGTCATCCCGCTCGTGGAACAGGCGGCGCGGGACACCGGCTGA
- a CDS encoding SsgA family sporulation/cell division regulator, with product MRDVVERELELMLVLSPERSVPVPARLSYLTDDPYAVHIAFHIGSEAPVHWTFARELLVEGVFRPCGYGDVRIWPTRIGDRGVICVALASPDGDALLEMDAAAVSAWMERTLVVVPPGTESALLGLDAALAELLTPLPADDLWLTDPWSADEAQDGEP from the coding sequence ATGCGAGACGTCGTGGAACGTGAGCTGGAACTGATGCTGGTCCTGTCGCCCGAGCGGTCCGTTCCCGTGCCCGCCCGGCTCTCCTACCTCACCGACGACCCGTACGCCGTGCACATCGCCTTCCACATCGGCTCGGAGGCGCCCGTGCACTGGACGTTCGCCCGCGAGCTGCTCGTGGAGGGAGTGTTCCGGCCGTGCGGGTACGGGGACGTACGGATCTGGCCGACCCGGATCGGCGACCGCGGCGTCATCTGCGTCGCCCTCGCCTCGCCGGACGGCGACGCCCTGCTGGAGATGGACGCGGCCGCCGTCTCCGCCTGGATGGAGCGCACCCTGGTGGTCGTGCCCCCCGGGACCGAGAGCGCGCTGCTCGGCCTGGACGCCGCGCTCGCCGAGCTGCTCACGCCGTTGCCGGCCGACGACCTCTGGCTGACCGATCCGTGGTCCGCGGACGAAGCCCAGGACGGAGAGCCGTGA
- the hppD gene encoding 4-hydroxyphenylpyruvate dioxygenase, whose protein sequence is MTETLHTTPDTARQADPFPVKGMDAVVFAVGNAKQAAHYYSTAFGMKLVAYSGPENGSRETASYVLTNGSARFVLTSVIKASTEWGTFLADHVHAHGDGVVDLAIEVPDARAAYAYAVEHGAKGVAEPYEVKDEHGTVVLAAIATYGRTRHTLVERGDYDGPYLPGYRAAEPIVEPAARRTFQAIDHCVGNVELGRMNEWVAFYNKVMGFTNMKEFVGDDIATEYSALMSKVVADGTLKVKFPINEPAIAKKKSQIDEYLEFYGGAGVQHIALATNDIVASVKAMRAAGVQFLDTPDSYYDTLGEWAGETRVPVETLRELKILVDRDEDGYLLQIFTKPVQDRPTVFFEMIERHGSMGFGKGNFKALFEAIEREQEKRGNL, encoded by the coding sequence ATGACTGAGACTCTGCACACCACCCCCGACACCGCACGGCAGGCCGATCCCTTCCCGGTCAAGGGAATGGACGCGGTCGTCTTCGCGGTGGGCAACGCCAAGCAGGCGGCGCACTACTACTCCACCGCCTTCGGCATGAAGCTCGTCGCCTACTCCGGACCGGAGAACGGCAGCCGCGAGACCGCGAGTTACGTCCTGACCAACGGCTCAGCCCGCTTCGTCCTGACCTCCGTCATCAAGGCCTCCACCGAGTGGGGCACCTTCCTGGCCGACCACGTGCACGCCCACGGCGACGGCGTGGTCGACCTCGCGATCGAGGTCCCGGACGCCCGCGCCGCCTACGCGTACGCGGTCGAGCACGGCGCGAAGGGCGTCGCCGAGCCGTACGAGGTCAAGGACGAGCACGGCACCGTCGTCCTGGCTGCCATCGCGACGTACGGCAGGACCCGCCACACGCTGGTCGAGCGCGGTGACTACGACGGCCCCTACCTGCCGGGCTACCGGGCCGCCGAGCCCATCGTCGAGCCGGCCGCCAGGCGCACCTTCCAGGCCATCGACCACTGCGTCGGCAACGTGGAGCTCGGCCGGATGAACGAGTGGGTGGCCTTCTACAACAAGGTCATGGGCTTCACCAACATGAAGGAGTTCGTGGGCGACGACATCGCCACCGAGTACTCCGCCCTCATGTCGAAGGTCGTCGCCGACGGCACGCTGAAGGTGAAGTTCCCGATCAACGAGCCGGCGATCGCGAAGAAGAAGTCGCAGATCGACGAGTACCTGGAGTTCTACGGCGGCGCCGGCGTCCAGCACATCGCGCTCGCCACCAACGACATCGTCGCCTCCGTGAAGGCCATGCGGGCGGCCGGCGTGCAGTTCCTGGACACGCCGGACTCGTACTACGACACGCTCGGCGAGTGGGCGGGCGAGACCCGGGTGCCCGTGGAGACGTTGCGCGAACTGAAGATCCTCGTCGACCGCGACGAGGACGGTTACCTGCTGCAGATCTTCACCAAGCCGGTCCAGGACCGGCCGACGGTCTTCTTCGAGATGATCGAGCGGCACGGCTCGATGGGCTTCGGCAAGGGCAACTTCAAGGCCCTCTTCGAGGCGATCGAGCGCGAGCAGGAGAAGCGCGGCAACCTGTAG
- a CDS encoding lipopolysaccharide assembly protein LapB, with the protein MDAKPQQNPEPPSSTLPPEGATSVPLPPAPLRTTLRRAAFGAVAGAVLVAGAVVAVPDGAERAVPPRPGPVARAEAAAAAGSPAALSDLTALIGDRQRWVETHPSDAPSWAVLGTAFVEWGRRSADAAYYARAEQALRRSLAVQPGERGNTEAWVGLGALANARHDYLAAKKWGETVRARQPKNWTAYPVLIDAYNGLGEYEAAGKATERFGALRKGVPSLARTAEMYRNQGWREDALATAQEAADHATAPAEKAEALHRLGDLAWERGEPAEALAQYEAALRTDRSHLASRAGRARALAALERTDEALADYRTVTAKLPVPQYVLELGELYESMDLDGDARTQYAQLGELLDRARTAGVNESVLEARYEADHGDPDAAVELMRTEWSSLRRSAAVADALGWALHRAGRTEEGVQYAERAVETGVRDASYAYHLGVIESSLGQDGPARGHLEEALRTNPRFSPLAAPLAREALEELGEPAPGGPEEMRGAEPEPAPSAAASPSSAPKADAVSVRGPGTGAVSPSGPGTAPTQPAAPPVRASSASAGAPGGAAAS; encoded by the coding sequence ATGGATGCCAAGCCGCAGCAGAACCCGGAGCCACCCTCCTCCACCCTGCCGCCGGAGGGCGCGACGTCCGTGCCGTTGCCTCCCGCGCCCCTGCGCACCACGCTGCGCAGGGCCGCCTTCGGGGCCGTCGCCGGCGCCGTGCTCGTGGCCGGAGCCGTGGTCGCCGTACCGGACGGCGCGGAGAGGGCCGTGCCACCCCGGCCGGGGCCGGTGGCACGGGCCGAGGCCGCGGCGGCGGCCGGCTCCCCTGCGGCCCTGTCCGACCTCACGGCGCTGATCGGCGACCGGCAGAGGTGGGTGGAGACGCATCCGTCCGACGCGCCGTCCTGGGCGGTGCTCGGGACGGCGTTCGTGGAATGGGGCCGGCGCTCCGCGGACGCGGCGTACTACGCGCGGGCCGAACAGGCCCTGCGGCGGTCACTGGCCGTACAGCCCGGCGAGCGGGGGAACACGGAGGCGTGGGTGGGGCTGGGGGCACTCGCCAACGCCCGCCACGACTACCTCGCGGCGAAGAAGTGGGGCGAGACGGTCCGCGCCCGGCAGCCGAAGAACTGGACGGCCTACCCGGTGCTGATCGACGCGTACAACGGCCTCGGCGAGTACGAGGCGGCGGGCAAGGCCACCGAGAGGTTCGGGGCGCTGCGCAAGGGTGTCCCCTCGCTGGCCAGGACGGCCGAGATGTACCGCAACCAGGGCTGGCGCGAGGACGCGCTGGCAACCGCCCAGGAGGCGGCCGACCACGCCACGGCTCCCGCCGAGAAGGCGGAGGCGCTGCACCGGCTGGGCGATCTGGCCTGGGAGCGCGGCGAACCCGCTGAGGCGCTCGCCCAGTACGAGGCGGCCCTGCGTACGGACAGGAGCCACCTCGCCTCCCGTGCGGGCCGGGCCCGCGCGCTGGCCGCCCTGGAGCGCACGGACGAGGCACTGGCCGACTACCGGACGGTCACCGCGAAGCTGCCCGTCCCGCAGTACGTCCTCGAACTGGGCGAGCTGTACGAGTCGATGGACCTGGACGGGGACGCCCGCACCCAGTACGCACAGCTGGGTGAGCTCCTGGACCGGGCGAGGACCGCCGGAGTGAACGAGTCCGTGCTGGAGGCCCGCTACGAGGCCGACCACGGCGACCCGGACGCGGCGGTGGAGCTGATGCGCACGGAGTGGTCCTCGCTGCGCCGCAGTGCGGCGGTCGCGGACGCGCTGGGCTGGGCGCTGCACCGGGCGGGCCGGACGGAGGAGGGCGTGCAGTACGCGGAGCGGGCTGTGGAGACGGGGGTGCGGGACGCCTCGTACGCGTATCACCTGGGCGTGATCGAGAGCAGCCTCGGTCAGGACGGCCCGGCCCGCGGCCATCTGGAGGAGGCGCTGCGCACCAACCCGCGGTTCTCGCCGCTGGCCGCCCCCCTGGCCCGGGAGGCCCTGGAGGAGCTGGGTGAGCCGGCACCGGGCGGCCCGGAGGAGATGCGGGGCGCGGAGCCCGAGCCGGCCCCTTCCGCCGCCGCCTCTCCTTCTTCGGCACCGAAGGCGGACGCGGTCTCCGTACGCGGGCCCGGCACCGGCGCCGTTTCCCCCTCCGGTCCGGGTACCGCGCCGACGCAGCCGGCGGCCCCGCCCGTGCGGGCGTCCTCCGCGTCGGCGGGGGCGCCGGGGGGCGCGGCGGCCTCGTAG
- a CDS encoding MFS transporter, whose translation MDGPDSGGPARNRTPLAAVLAANSISTAGTSLTLIGVPWFVLETTGSAGRAGVVAFCATLPIVVAALIGGPVIDRIGRRRVAVASDAVCGAAVAAIPLLHYAGALAFWMLCALMALNGLVHTPGNTARYVLVPDLAEEAGTTLTRAASLFDAVSRGARMVGAALAGVLIAVAGAETVLLLDAASFAVSALLVAAGVRGVGAAEPRRTTAPVSLRSYRAELREGYAYLLGNRLLLCVVVMVMFMNGTDQGWNAVLLPVHAEGELGGATDLGLLTALFGAGGLAGALLYGAVGHRFSRHTVFTVCVVLCGAPRFVVAAVTGTTAPLAVTMALSGVAGGMLNPILTTVTYERVPEELRSRVSGALTAGCELAMPVGGLAAGLLVEGVGARGALLAMGAVYFLATLSPLVFPAWRTMEVRQAPQGPRKNARGEGNGPLSSSGPSCPAPEPAARTRHPSAS comes from the coding sequence GTGGACGGGCCGGACAGCGGAGGGCCTGCGCGGAACCGCACCCCGCTCGCCGCCGTCCTGGCGGCGAACTCCATATCCACGGCGGGCACCTCGCTGACCCTCATCGGCGTGCCGTGGTTCGTCCTGGAGACCACGGGCAGTGCGGGACGGGCCGGCGTCGTCGCCTTCTGCGCGACCCTGCCCATCGTCGTCGCCGCCCTGATCGGCGGGCCGGTCATCGACCGGATCGGCCGGCGCCGGGTGGCCGTCGCCTCCGACGCGGTGTGCGGCGCGGCCGTCGCCGCCATCCCCCTCCTGCACTACGCGGGGGCGCTCGCCTTCTGGATGCTGTGCGCCCTGATGGCGCTGAACGGACTGGTCCACACCCCCGGCAACACGGCCCGCTACGTCCTCGTCCCCGACCTGGCCGAGGAGGCCGGCACCACCCTGACCCGCGCCGCCAGCCTCTTCGACGCCGTCTCGCGCGGCGCCCGTATGGTCGGCGCGGCCCTGGCGGGCGTACTGATCGCCGTCGCCGGCGCCGAGACGGTCCTGCTGCTGGACGCGGCCTCGTTCGCCGTGTCCGCGCTGCTGGTCGCTGCAGGCGTGCGCGGGGTCGGCGCCGCCGAGCCCCGCAGGACCACGGCCCCCGTCTCGCTGCGCTCCTACCGCGCCGAACTGCGCGAGGGCTACGCCTACCTGCTGGGCAACCGGCTGCTGCTCTGCGTGGTCGTCATGGTGATGTTCATGAACGGCACCGACCAGGGCTGGAACGCGGTCCTGCTGCCCGTGCACGCCGAGGGGGAGCTGGGCGGGGCCACCGACCTCGGGCTGCTCACCGCACTGTTCGGGGCGGGCGGACTGGCCGGCGCGCTGCTGTACGGGGCCGTGGGGCACCGCTTCTCACGGCACACGGTGTTCACCGTGTGCGTGGTGCTGTGCGGGGCGCCCAGATTCGTGGTCGCCGCGGTCACGGGCACGACTGCGCCGCTCGCCGTCACGATGGCGCTGAGTGGTGTGGCGGGCGGCATGCTCAACCCGATCCTGACGACGGTGACGTACGAACGCGTCCCCGAGGAGCTGCGCAGCCGGGTGTCCGGGGCGCTCACCGCGGGCTGCGAGCTGGCCATGCCCGTCGGCGGACTCGCCGCCGGCCTGCTGGTGGAGGGCGTGGGGGCCCGGGGCGCGCTGCTGGCGATGGGCGCGGTGTACTTCCTGGCGACGCTGAGCCCGCTGGTGTTCCCCGCCTGGCGCACGATGGAGGTGCGTCAGGCACCACAGGGCCCGCGGAAGAATGCGCGGGGGGAGGGGAACGGGCCGCTCAGCAGCTCGGGACCTTCGTGCCCTGCTCCAGAGCCCGCAGCGAGGACACGGCACCCTTCAGCGTCGTGA
- a CDS encoding FAD-binding oxidoreductase, translating to MDALLEHLRAGLPAEALITDPDVTASYAHDMASFCDAGAPAVVVLPRTVEEVQHVMRTATALRVPVVPQGARTGLSGGANACDGCIVLSLVKMDRILEISQVDRIAVVEPGVVNATLSRAVGEHGLYYPPDPSSWEMCTIGGNIGTAAGGLCCVKYGVTAEYVLGLEVVLADGRLLSTGRRTAKGVAGYDLTRLFVGSEGSLGIVVKAVLALRPQPPQQLVLAAEFPSAAAACDAVCRIMEHGHTPSLLELMDRTTVRAVNAMAAMGLPESTEALLLCAFDTPDPAADLAAVGELCTAAGATEVVPAEDAAESELLLQARRLSLPALETVKSATMIDDVCVPRSKLGAMLEGTAAIAEKFDLTIGVCAHAGDGNTHPVVCFDHTDADESRRARASFDEIMALGLALGGTITGEHGVGVLKKEWLDRELGEVGLELQRGIKAAFDPLGLLNPGKLF from the coding sequence ATGGATGCACTTCTTGAACACCTGCGGGCAGGTCTTCCGGCCGAGGCCCTGATCACGGACCCGGACGTCACCGCCTCGTACGCCCACGACATGGCGAGCTTCTGCGACGCCGGTGCCCCCGCCGTCGTCGTGCTCCCGCGCACGGTCGAGGAGGTCCAGCACGTCATGCGGACCGCCACCGCGCTGCGGGTGCCCGTGGTGCCCCAGGGGGCGAGGACGGGTCTGTCCGGCGGGGCGAACGCCTGCGACGGCTGCATCGTGCTCTCCCTGGTCAAGATGGACCGGATCCTGGAGATCAGCCAGGTCGACCGGATCGCGGTCGTCGAGCCGGGCGTCGTCAACGCCACGCTCTCGCGTGCCGTCGGCGAGCACGGGCTGTACTACCCGCCGGACCCGTCCAGCTGGGAGATGTGCACCATCGGCGGCAACATCGGTACCGCGGCCGGTGGCCTGTGCTGCGTGAAGTACGGCGTCACCGCCGAGTACGTACTGGGCCTGGAGGTGGTCCTCGCCGACGGACGGCTGCTCAGCACCGGCCGGCGCACCGCCAAGGGCGTCGCCGGATACGACCTCACCCGGCTCTTCGTGGGTTCGGAAGGCAGCCTCGGCATCGTCGTCAAGGCCGTCCTCGCACTCCGGCCCCAGCCCCCGCAGCAACTCGTGCTCGCCGCCGAGTTCCCCTCGGCGGCGGCCGCCTGTGACGCCGTGTGCCGCATCATGGAGCACGGACACACCCCGTCACTCCTCGAACTGATGGACCGTACGACGGTGCGCGCCGTCAACGCGATGGCCGCCATGGGCCTCCCCGAATCCACCGAGGCGCTGCTGCTCTGCGCCTTCGACACACCCGACCCGGCGGCCGACCTCGCCGCCGTCGGGGAGCTCTGCACCGCCGCGGGTGCCACGGAGGTCGTGCCCGCCGAGGACGCCGCCGAGTCAGAACTCCTGCTGCAGGCCCGCCGGCTGTCCCTGCCCGCCCTGGAGACCGTCAAGTCCGCCACGATGATCGACGACGTGTGCGTACCGCGGTCGAAGCTCGGCGCGATGCTCGAGGGCACCGCCGCCATCGCCGAGAAGTTCGACCTGACCATCGGCGTCTGCGCCCACGCGGGCGACGGGAACACCCACCCCGTCGTCTGCTTCGACCACACCGACGCGGACGAGTCCCGCAGGGCCCGCGCGTCCTTCGACGAGATCATGGCGCTGGGTCTCGCACTCGGTGGCACCATCACCGGCGAACACGGCGTCGGCGTGTTGAAGAAGGAGTGGCTCGACCGCGAACTGGGAGAGGTGGGGCTGGAGTTGCAGCGTGGCATCAAGGCGGCCTTCGACCCGCTCGGTCTCCTCAACCCCGGCAAGCTGTTCTGA
- a CDS encoding winged helix-turn-helix domain-containing protein: MPTTEPDGTAPEADDPRLHRVDARTLRGLAHPLRLRLLSTLREYGPATASGLAERLAESSGATSYHLRQLAAYGFVEDAPELGKGRERWWRAAHAGTSFDMGRLMDHPDPEVRGATGVVIHEVASAHAREMDTWVGTMHEWPETWRHSWDISDYKVRLTPDLASELIDRMHALVESYQDRVPEGTEGSAMVRSHTHLFPRSTD; the protein is encoded by the coding sequence ATGCCCACCACAGAACCCGACGGAACCGCCCCTGAGGCCGACGACCCGAGGCTGCACCGGGTCGACGCCCGCACCCTTCGCGGACTCGCCCACCCGCTGCGCCTGCGCCTGTTGAGCACCCTCAGGGAGTACGGCCCCGCCACGGCCTCCGGCCTCGCCGAGCGGCTCGCCGAGTCCAGCGGCGCCACCAGCTACCACCTGCGGCAGCTGGCGGCGTACGGCTTCGTGGAGGACGCCCCGGAACTGGGCAAGGGCCGTGAGCGCTGGTGGCGGGCGGCCCACGCGGGCACCAGCTTCGACATGGGCCGCCTCATGGACCATCCGGACCCCGAGGTCCGCGGAGCCACCGGCGTCGTCATCCACGAGGTCGCGTCGGCGCACGCCAGGGAGATGGACACCTGGGTCGGCACGATGCACGAATGGCCCGAGACCTGGCGCCACAGCTGGGACATCAGCGACTACAAGGTGCGCCTCACGCCCGACCTGGCCTCCGAACTCATCGACCGGATGCACGCACTCGTCGAGAGCTACCAGGACCGCGTCCCCGAAGGCACCGAGGGTTCCGCCATGGTCCGCAGCCACACCCACCTCTTCCCGCGCTCGACCGACTGA
- a CDS encoding S16 family serine protease: MVTRLSRPRVLALCALPVLALFGTAAFAPLPFTLAQPGTTANVLGDDKGTPVITIAGAPTRTTDGALLMTTIVATGPGADVGIGDVVDSWFRTDRAVMPRDSVYPTGGSEKEIEKHNLQDMRESQNVAVDAALTYLDRAPDSVDITLHLADVGGPSAGLFFSLGIIDKLDGDGSGGDLTGGRTVAGTGTIEADGTVGAVGGVSMKTQAARRDGASVFLVPEAECKEARAEKPDGLRLIPVTTLKGAVSSLRALEQGTKVPSC, translated from the coding sequence GTGGTCACTCGTCTCTCGCGCCCCCGCGTCCTCGCCCTCTGCGCGCTGCCCGTCCTCGCCCTGTTCGGCACGGCCGCCTTCGCGCCGCTGCCCTTCACGCTGGCGCAGCCCGGCACGACCGCGAACGTCCTGGGGGACGACAAGGGAACGCCGGTCATCACGATCGCGGGCGCGCCGACCCGGACCACCGACGGTGCACTGCTGATGACGACGATCGTCGCGACCGGTCCGGGCGCCGACGTCGGGATCGGGGACGTGGTCGACAGCTGGTTCAGGACGGACCGCGCGGTCATGCCCCGTGATTCCGTCTACCCGACGGGCGGATCCGAGAAGGAGATCGAGAAGCACAACCTCCAGGACATGCGGGAGTCGCAGAACGTCGCCGTCGACGCCGCCCTGACCTACCTGGACAGGGCCCCCGACTCGGTGGACATCACGCTGCATCTCGCCGATGTCGGTGGTCCCAGCGCCGGCCTATTCTTCTCGCTGGGCATCATCGACAAGCTGGACGGTGACGGCTCCGGCGGCGATCTGACCGGCGGCCGCACGGTCGCCGGCACGGGGACGATCGAGGCCGACGGCACGGTCGGCGCCGTCGGCGGGGTCTCCATGAAGACGCAGGCCGCCCGGCGCGACGGTGCGAGCGTCTTCCTGGTGCCCGAGGCCGAGTGCAAGGAGGCCCGGGCGGAGAAGCCGGACGGCCTGAGGCTGATCCCCGTCACGACGCTGAAGGGTGCCGTGTCCTCGCTGCGGGCTCTGGAGCAGGGCACGAAGGTCCCGAGCTGCTGA